Proteins encoded within one genomic window of Bradyrhizobium sp. 186:
- a CDS encoding DUF1636 domain-containing protein, which yields MTVTLHVCITCRAGQTLAEGEVAPGARLHGAILDAGVPEGVTVVPVECLSACSQGCSVALSAPGRWSYVYGRLSEAHAGDVIAGAAAYAGAPDGIVPWRSRPEIFRKQSLARIPPIAVVPEAAE from the coding sequence ATGACCGTCACACTTCATGTCTGCATCACCTGCCGTGCCGGCCAGACGCTCGCGGAGGGCGAGGTCGCGCCCGGCGCGCGGCTGCATGGCGCGATCCTCGACGCCGGCGTGCCTGAGGGCGTCACCGTTGTTCCCGTCGAATGCCTGTCGGCGTGCAGCCAGGGCTGCTCCGTTGCGCTGAGCGCGCCCGGCCGCTGGTCCTATGTCTATGGCCGCCTGTCGGAGGCCCATGCGGGCGACGTGATCGCTGGTGCTGCGGCCTACGCCGGCGCGCCCGACGGCATCGTGCCCTGGCGCAGCCGCCCGGAGATATTCCGCAAGCAATCGCTTGCCCGCATTCCCCCCATTGCCGTCGTGCCGGAGGCCGCCGAATGA
- the cobO gene encoding cob(I)yrinic acid a,c-diamide adenosyltransferase, which yields MTPEPDPQTAEETDTRHAAKMAKKKVARDKIMATKSGEKGLIIVHTGAGKGKSSSAFGMIVRCVAHGLPCAVVQFIKGTWDTGERRLLTGHFGDLCQFHAMGEGFTWETQDRARDIAAARAGWEKAKELILDPNLRMVVLDEINIALRYDYLDVAEVVDFLTTHKPPMTHVVLTGRNAKDELIEIADLVTEMTLVKHPFRSGIKAQAGVEF from the coding sequence ATGACGCCTGAACCGGATCCCCAAACGGCCGAGGAAACCGACACCCGGCATGCCGCGAAAATGGCGAAGAAGAAGGTCGCCCGCGACAAGATCATGGCGACCAAGAGCGGCGAAAAGGGCCTCATCATCGTCCACACCGGCGCCGGCAAGGGCAAGTCGTCCTCCGCCTTCGGCATGATCGTCCGCTGCGTCGCCCATGGCTTGCCCTGCGCGGTGGTGCAGTTCATCAAGGGCACTTGGGATACCGGCGAGCGGCGCCTGCTCACCGGCCATTTCGGAGATCTCTGCCAGTTCCACGCGATGGGCGAAGGCTTTACCTGGGAGACGCAGGACCGCGCCCGCGACATCGCAGCCGCGCGCGCCGGCTGGGAGAAGGCCAAGGAGCTGATCCTCGATCCGAACTTGCGCATGGTCGTGCTCGACGAGATCAACATCGCGCTACGCTACGACTATCTCGACGTCGCCGAGGTCGTCGATTTCCTGACGACGCACAAGCCGCCGATGACGCATGTCGTGCTCACCGGACGCAACGCCAAGGACGAGCTGATCGAGATCGCCGACCTCGTCACCGAGATGACATTGGTCAAGCACCCCTTCCGCTCCGGCATCAAGGCGCAGGCCGGCGTAGAGTTCTGA
- a CDS encoding precorrin-8X methylmutase encodes MPHVYETDGAAIYRQSFATIRAEADLSRFTPDEEQVVVRMIHAAGLVGLEAHIRFTPGMATAARDALQRGAPILCDARMVSEGITRARLPSGNAVICTLGDAAVPALAQSMRNTRSAAALELWRPHLDGAIVAIGNAPTALFHLLNMLEDGNCPRPAAVIGCPVGFVGAAESKAALMADPPVPALTVEGRLGGSAITVAAVNALASRSE; translated from the coding sequence ATGCCGCACGTCTACGAGACCGATGGCGCCGCGATCTACCGGCAGTCCTTCGCGACCATCCGGGCCGAAGCTGATCTGTCGCGCTTCACGCCCGACGAGGAGCAGGTCGTGGTCCGGATGATCCATGCCGCCGGCCTGGTGGGCCTGGAGGCGCATATCCGCTTCACGCCCGGCATGGCGACCGCTGCGCGCGACGCACTGCAGAGAGGCGCGCCGATCCTGTGTGATGCACGCATGGTCTCGGAGGGAATTACGCGCGCGCGGTTGCCGTCCGGCAACGCCGTCATCTGTACGCTCGGCGACGCGGCCGTTCCTGCGCTTGCGCAATCCATGCGCAACACGCGCTCGGCCGCAGCGCTGGAGTTGTGGCGGCCGCATCTCGACGGCGCAATCGTTGCGATCGGCAACGCGCCGACCGCGCTGTTTCATCTCCTCAACATGCTTGAGGACGGCAACTGCCCGCGGCCGGCGGCGGTGATCGGTTGCCCCGTCGGCTTTGTCGGTGCCGCCGAATCCAAGGCCGCGCTGATGGCCGATCCGCCGGTGCCGGCGCTGACGGTCGAGGGACGTCTCGGCGGCTCCGCGATCACCGTTGCCGCCGTCAACGCGCTGGCGAGCCGGAGCGAATAG
- a CDS encoding cobalt-precorrin-6A reductase produces MTRALILGGTADASLLAAAIARAGIAAVYSYGGRTRAPADQPLPTRIGGFGGVVGLADYIHREAITHVIDATHPFAAEISRNAVAACAETGTPLIALERAPWDKSPVDNWIEVADVNAAVAALPESPARVFLAIGRQHIAPFATRPQHTYTLRFVDPPEAPLPFAADVIVSRGPFTLDRELEMMRARGIAWIVARNSGGDGARAKIDAARALGLPVIMISRPELPERQRIESVAGIMQWLGHRICLGA; encoded by the coding sequence ATGACGCGCGCCCTCATTCTGGGCGGAACAGCCGATGCGAGCCTGCTCGCGGCGGCAATCGCGCGCGCGGGCATCGCGGCCGTCTATTCCTATGGCGGCCGCACCCGTGCGCCCGCCGATCAGCCGCTGCCGACCCGGATTGGCGGCTTCGGCGGCGTGGTCGGGCTTGCCGACTACATTCATCGCGAAGCCATCACGCATGTGATCGATGCGACGCATCCCTTTGCCGCCGAGATAAGCCGCAACGCGGTTGCGGCTTGCGCGGAAACCGGGACGCCACTGATTGCACTGGAGCGAGCGCCTTGGGACAAGTCGCCCGTCGACAACTGGATCGAGGTCGCTGACGTCAACGCTGCGGTCGCTGCTCTTCCCGAATCCCCGGCGCGCGTCTTCCTCGCTATCGGGCGCCAGCACATTGCGCCATTCGCGACCAGGCCGCAGCACACCTACACGCTGAGATTCGTCGATCCACCGGAAGCGCCCCTGCCCTTCGCGGCTGACGTAATCGTGTCGCGCGGACCGTTCACGCTTGATCGCGAGTTGGAGATGATGCGCGCGCGAGGCATCGCGTGGATCGTCGCCCGCAATTCCGGCGGCGATGGCGCGCGCGCCAAGATCGACGCCGCCCGTGCGCTGGGCCTGCCCGTGATCATGATCTCGCGGCCGGAACTGCCCGAGCGACAGCGGATCGAAAGCGTAGCCGGAATCATGCAATGGCTCGGTCATCGGATCTGCCTCGGCGCATAG
- the cobG gene encoding precorrin-3B synthase translates to MSAIAVKGWCPGALRPMQSGDGLVVRVRPFGGRLEATQVAGLAELAERFGNGLLDVTSRANLQIRGVDEQGHRLLLDGLAHLGLLDHDADTEARRNILVTPFWIGGDETQSLAAELEEALADSALALPTKFGFAIDDGKSRVLAGDSADVRIERDRGGRLLVRADGARLGRSVARGEAVSAALALANWFIVSGGAKGGRGRMAAHIAAGAALPESLRAETEPAPVMAALRPGHYPQGAMVGVAFGQMLHSTLHQFAGCGHALRMTPWRMVLSEGKREMPRVAGLITEPYDPALRVIACSGAPRCREAHADARALAAALAPRITADTRLHVSGCAKGCARSGASAVTLVATSGGFDLVRDGSTRDEPVLRGLNGADIVSDPSILVGGH, encoded by the coding sequence ATGAGTGCAATTGCGGTCAAGGGCTGGTGTCCCGGCGCGCTGCGGCCGATGCAATCGGGCGATGGGCTCGTCGTCCGGGTGCGTCCTTTCGGCGGGCGTCTTGAAGCAACCCAGGTTGCCGGACTTGCTGAGCTGGCTGAACGCTTCGGCAACGGCCTCCTTGATGTGACGAGCCGCGCGAATCTCCAGATCAGGGGTGTCGACGAACAGGGCCATCGGCTCTTGCTCGACGGACTTGCGCATCTGGGGCTGCTTGACCACGACGCTGATACCGAAGCCCGGCGCAACATCCTGGTGACGCCGTTCTGGATCGGCGGCGACGAAACCCAGTCACTTGCCGCGGAGCTCGAAGAAGCGCTTGCTGATAGCGCGCTGGCGCTTCCGACCAAATTCGGCTTCGCCATCGATGACGGAAAGTCGCGCGTGCTGGCCGGCGATTCCGCTGACGTACGCATTGAGCGCGATCGCGGAGGCCGGCTTCTGGTGCGGGCTGATGGCGCGAGGCTCGGCCGCTCCGTCGCACGCGGAGAGGCGGTGAGCGCGGCGCTCGCGCTCGCAAACTGGTTCATCGTCTCCGGAGGAGCCAAGGGCGGGCGAGGGCGCATGGCGGCCCACATTGCGGCTGGCGCGGCATTGCCTGAGAGCTTGCGCGCTGAGACCGAGCCTGCCCCGGTGATGGCCGCGTTGCGGCCCGGGCATTACCCGCAGGGGGCAATGGTTGGCGTCGCGTTCGGACAGATGCTGCACTCGACGCTCCATCAATTCGCGGGTTGCGGACATGCGCTGCGCATGACGCCATGGCGGATGGTTCTGAGCGAGGGCAAGCGGGAGATGCCGAGGGTGGCAGGCCTCATCACGGAGCCTTACGATCCCGCGTTGCGCGTCATCGCCTGTAGCGGCGCCCCGCGCTGCCGCGAGGCGCATGCCGACGCGCGGGCGCTGGCGGCAGCACTTGCGCCGCGCATCACCGCCGATACGCGGCTGCACGTTTCCGGTTGCGCCAAGGGCTGTGCTCGTTCCGGGGCGTCTGCGGTGACGTTGGTCGCGACCAGCGGCGGCTTCGATCTCGTCCGCGACGGCTCGACGCGCGATGAGCCGGTGTTGCGCGGCCTGAACGGCGCCGACATCGTCAGCGATCCCTCTATCCTTGTGGGAGGGCACTGA
- the cobN gene encoding cobaltochelatase subunit CobN, which translates to MHVVFRESRGLEETATPRDIGQDPADLVVLSFSDSDLAAFAAGWRRGRDCLPSLRLANLAELRHPLSVDTYIERTLSQARGILVRLIGGESYWAYGLAALHQLAKDRNIVLAVLPADGRDDTRLDAYSTLPVSTLRRLKVLCDTGGPVAAQAAIAQLALASGLYAGPVVGEMTVPEMGFYDPARGVVAAPAASEGKPSALVTFYRSYLTAADTGPVDALIAALRGRGFDAYGVFVTSLKAAGVTDWLQAYLEQTPPAVIVNATAFSAIGDDGATPFDAVQCPVFQVALSTARREDWTESLRGLSPGDLAMHVVLPEVDGRLFAGVVSFKSAAERDPDLQFSHLAHRPDEERVKAVAARVAAWRRLAEKPAGEKRLAIVLSNYPGRPHQIAHAVGLDALASVEALLSDCAEAGFDVAPVHALGETMLKQQLTWSVADYRAALSRLPQALQDDLAQAWGTPEDDPNYRDGAFQFAAIRCGKSLVAVQPERGDTAMRDADYHDLARTPRHAYVAFYLWLRGQGIDAVVHMGAHGTLEWLPGKSVALSSSCWPEALTGELPVIYPFIVNDPGEAAQAKRRTSAVTIGHLPPPLAASAVPEGLRRLEQLLDEYSTADGLDPARRLRLIAAIRDEARVAGLEGDLGLDASAAPVEAIPRIDRFVCDLKESQFGDGLHVFGRGACGEAERDALRAALAGRRVAPGPSGSPYRGRRDVLPTGRNLFAVDPRAVPTPSAHAQGIELAEELLRRHLQDHGDWPKGLVIDLWGSATMRTAGEEFAMALHLAGLAPRWDHASGRVTGYDIVAPAELGRPRIDVTLRVSGLFRDVFSGLAQLFEAAAEALSTREDEGDENPYRHRASRVFAPRPGQYGVGLSAIPDAFTPDTREAAGEAWLSASSWAFSADGAIKPDRAGIESRLASADAFVHVQDLPETDLLLAADYAAHEAGVAAAAAHLGAAAPSLYHLDATRPDQPHARTLTEEISRVVRARAANPDWIAGMMRHGFRGAAEITATLEHMAAFAHLAGAVPPHLFDLYYDATLGNDDVRAFMGRDNPAALAAMEICFTRLHEASLWQTRRNSIAARLREAS; encoded by the coding sequence ATGCACGTCGTCTTCCGCGAGAGCCGCGGTCTCGAGGAGACCGCGACGCCAAGGGACATCGGCCAGGATCCGGCCGATCTCGTGGTGCTCTCGTTCTCAGATTCTGATTTGGCGGCCTTCGCGGCCGGCTGGCGGCGCGGCCGCGACTGCCTGCCCTCGCTGCGGCTGGCGAACCTTGCGGAACTGCGTCATCCGCTCTCGGTCGATACCTATATCGAGCGCACCCTTTCGCAGGCGCGCGGCATTCTGGTGCGCCTGATCGGCGGCGAGTCCTACTGGGCCTACGGGCTCGCGGCCCTCCATCAACTGGCGAAGGACCGTAACATCGTGCTGGCTGTGCTGCCGGCAGATGGTCGTGACGACACGCGGTTAGACGCGTACTCGACCTTGCCGGTCTCGACGCTGCGGCGGCTCAAGGTGCTCTGCGACACCGGCGGCCCGGTCGCGGCCCAAGCCGCGATCGCGCAGCTCGCGCTGGCCTCAGGGCTCTATGCCGGGCCGGTCGTCGGCGAGATGACGGTTCCGGAGATGGGTTTTTACGATCCCGCACGCGGTGTGGTCGCAGCGCCCGCGGCGAGCGAGGGGAAGCCAAGCGCGCTTGTGACCTTCTATCGCTCGTATCTCACTGCTGCCGATACCGGTCCGGTCGACGCCTTGATCGCAGCGCTGCGCGGGAGGGGCTTCGATGCTTACGGCGTGTTCGTCACGTCGCTGAAGGCCGCCGGCGTCACGGATTGGCTGCAAGCTTATCTTGAGCAAACGCCTCCCGCCGTGATCGTCAATGCAACGGCGTTCTCCGCGATCGGCGACGACGGCGCGACGCCGTTCGATGCCGTTCAGTGCCCCGTGTTTCAGGTCGCGCTCTCGACCGCACGGCGCGAGGACTGGACGGAGTCGCTGCGCGGCCTTTCGCCCGGCGATCTCGCGATGCATGTGGTGCTGCCGGAGGTCGACGGCCGCCTGTTCGCGGGCGTGGTGAGCTTCAAATCGGCCGCCGAGCGTGATCCCGATCTGCAATTCTCGCATCTTGCTCATCGCCCGGATGAAGAGCGCGTGAAGGCCGTCGCTGCGCGCGTTGCGGCGTGGCGGCGGCTCGCGGAGAAGCCAGCCGGTGAAAAGCGGCTGGCGATTGTGCTCTCGAACTATCCGGGACGCCCGCACCAGATCGCGCATGCGGTTGGTCTCGATGCGCTGGCCTCGGTCGAAGCACTGCTGTCTGACTGCGCTGAAGCCGGTTTCGATGTTGCGCCGGTCCATGCGCTCGGCGAGACGATGCTGAAGCAGCAATTGACCTGGAGCGTCGCCGATTATCGCGCGGCGCTGTCGCGTCTTCCACAAGCGTTGCAGGACGATCTCGCGCAAGCCTGGGGCACGCCGGAGGATGATCCGAATTACCGCGACGGCGCGTTCCAGTTCGCTGCGATCCGATGTGGCAAGTCGCTCGTGGCCGTCCAGCCTGAGCGCGGCGACACGGCCATGCGCGATGCCGACTATCACGATCTCGCCCGCACGCCGCGCCACGCTTACGTGGCCTTCTATCTCTGGCTCCGAGGGCAGGGCATCGACGCCGTCGTCCACATGGGCGCGCATGGCACGCTGGAATGGCTGCCCGGAAAATCCGTGGCGCTGTCATCGAGCTGCTGGCCGGAAGCGCTGACTGGCGAGTTGCCGGTGATCTATCCCTTCATCGTCAACGATCCCGGCGAGGCCGCGCAGGCCAAGCGGCGGACCTCTGCCGTCACGATCGGCCATCTGCCGCCGCCACTTGCAGCCTCCGCCGTGCCTGAAGGCTTGCGCCGGCTCGAACAGCTCCTCGACGAATATTCGACCGCCGACGGCCTCGATCCCGCACGTCGCCTGCGCCTGATCGCCGCGATCCGCGACGAGGCGCGCGTAGCGGGGTTGGAGGGCGATCTCGGCCTCGATGCATCGGCCGCGCCGGTTGAAGCCATCCCGCGGATCGATCGCTTCGTCTGCGACCTCAAGGAAAGCCAGTTCGGCGACGGCCTGCACGTGTTCGGCCGCGGCGCCTGCGGCGAGGCGGAGCGCGACGCTCTGCGTGCCGCGCTCGCGGGCCGGCGCGTCGCGCCAGGGCCGTCAGGTTCGCCCTATCGCGGGCGCCGTGATGTGCTGCCCACGGGACGCAATCTCTTTGCGGTCGATCCGCGCGCCGTGCCGACGCCATCGGCGCATGCGCAGGGAATCGAGCTCGCGGAAGAGTTGTTGCGCCGCCACTTGCAGGATCACGGCGACTGGCCGAAAGGCCTCGTGATCGACCTCTGGGGCTCGGCGACCATGCGCACCGCAGGCGAAGAGTTTGCCATGGCGCTGCATCTGGCCGGCCTCGCGCCGCGCTGGGATCACGCCTCGGGGCGTGTGACCGGTTACGACATCGTCGCGCCGGCCGAACTCGGCCGCCCCCGCATCGACGTTACGCTGCGCGTGTCGGGCCTGTTCCGTGATGTCTTCTCCGGCCTTGCGCAATTGTTCGAGGCGGCGGCCGAGGCGCTATCGACGCGCGAGGATGAGGGCGACGAGAATCCGTACCGTCATCGCGCGTCCCGGGTGTTCGCGCCGCGTCCCGGACAATACGGCGTTGGCCTGTCGGCGATCCCGGATGCCTTCACACCCGATACGCGCGAAGCGGCCGGCGAAGCCTGGCTGTCGGCATCGTCCTGGGCATTCTCCGCCGACGGCGCGATCAAGCCCGATCGTGCCGGCATCGAATCGCGGCTCGCATCTGCCGACGCTTTCGTCCATGTCCAGGATTTGCCTGAAACGGATCTGCTGCTCGCCGCCGACTACGCCGCGCATGAGGCCGGCGTCGCGGCTGCTGCGGCACATCTCGGCGCAGCCGCACCGTCGCTCTATCATCTCGATGCGACGCGGCCGGACCAGCCGCATGCGCGAACGCTGACGGAAGAGATTTCGCGTGTCGTTCGCGCGCGCGCGGCCAATCCTGACTGGATCGCCGGCATGATGCGCCACGGGTTTCGTGGGGCCGCCGAGATCACCGCGACGCTCGAGCACATGGCCGCCTTCGCCCATCTGGCCGGCGCCGTCCCGCCGCATCTCTTTGATCTCTACTACGATGCGACGCTGGGCAATGACGACGTCCGCGCCTTCATGGGACGCGATAATCCGGCGGCGCTCGCCGCGATGGAAATCTGCTTCACACGACTGCATGAGGCCTCTCTCTGGCAAACCCGCCGCAATTCGATTGCCGCTCGGCTCCGGGAGGCGTCATGA
- the cobJ gene encoding precorrin-3B C(17)-methyltransferase: protein MTGTLTIAGLGPGSDTLVTPEVSAALAAATDILGYAPYVARVPPRVGLNLRPSDNREELQRASEALRLAAEGGQVVVVSSGDPGVFAMASAVFEALEQAPQWRELPIRVLPGITAMLAAAARAGAPLGHDFCAINLSDNLKPWAVIEKRLRLAAEADFAIAMYNPRSTSRPEGFGRALAVLKEAGCGERLVIFARAVSAPDERIETVTLNDARPEMADMRTLVIVGNSQTRRVGRWVYAPRQIR from the coding sequence ATGACGGGCACGCTGACCATCGCAGGCCTTGGGCCGGGCAGCGACACACTGGTGACGCCTGAGGTCTCTGCCGCACTCGCGGCTGCGACCGACATTCTGGGTTATGCGCCCTATGTCGCGCGCGTGCCGCCGCGGGTGGGGCTTAACCTCCGTCCGTCCGACAACCGCGAGGAGTTGCAGCGCGCTAGCGAAGCCTTGCGGCTTGCCGCCGAAGGCGGGCAAGTTGTCGTCGTGTCCTCGGGGGACCCCGGCGTGTTCGCGATGGCGTCCGCCGTGTTCGAGGCGCTCGAACAGGCGCCGCAATGGCGGGAGCTTCCGATCCGTGTGCTACCCGGCATTACCGCGATGCTGGCTGCTGCCGCGCGCGCCGGTGCGCCGCTCGGCCATGATTTCTGCGCGATCAATCTCTCGGACAATCTCAAGCCGTGGGCGGTGATCGAGAAGCGCCTGCGGCTGGCGGCGGAAGCCGATTTTGCCATCGCGATGTACAATCCGCGCTCGACAAGCCGGCCGGAGGGATTTGGCCGCGCGCTTGCCGTGCTGAAAGAAGCCGGCTGCGGCGAACGCCTCGTGATCTTTGCGCGCGCGGTGAGCGCGCCCGACGAGCGGATCGAAACGGTGACACTGAACGACGCGCGGCCCGAGATGGCCGATATGCGCACGCTCGTGATCGTCGGCAACTCGCAGACGCGCCGCGTTGGCCGCTGGGTCTATGCGCCGAGGCAGATCCGATGA
- the cbiE gene encoding precorrin-6y C5,15-methyltransferase (decarboxylating) subunit CbiE gives MADPWLTIIGIGEDGLAGLSEASRKALANAETIFGGERHLVLAGVTSRGRAWPVPFDADAVLSCRGRPTAVLASGDPFWYGVGASLAEKLDAGEWIAHSAPSTFSLAAARLGWRLESVVCVGLHAAPFERLVPHLAHGARIICLVRDGKAAGDLARWLTERRWGASAFWTLAALGGPHESVGECRAESYTRASAGKLVAVALEAKGAHGLSRSSGLPDDLFAHDGQITKRPVRALALSTLAPSPGKRLWDIGAGSGSISVEWALCGGTAIAVEAREDRAANIRSNAAEFGLAHRITVIAGKAPESLARLEAPDAVFIGGGLDIAMFDAVWSRIAPGTRLVAHAVTLETEAVLGELHQRHGGELMRVEISHAGPLGRYRSWEAARPVVQWSTVR, from the coding sequence ATGGCTGATCCCTGGCTGACTATCATCGGCATCGGCGAAGATGGACTCGCAGGGCTGTCGGAAGCAAGCCGAAAGGCGCTTGCCAATGCAGAAACGATATTCGGCGGCGAGCGTCATCTCGTGCTGGCGGGCGTGACCAGTCGCGGCCGCGCGTGGCCGGTGCCATTCGATGCAGATGCCGTGCTGAGCTGCCGCGGCCGGCCGACCGCGGTGCTCGCCTCCGGCGATCCGTTTTGGTATGGCGTCGGCGCAAGCCTGGCCGAGAAGCTCGATGCCGGCGAGTGGATTGCGCATTCCGCGCCGTCGACCTTCTCGCTTGCCGCCGCGCGGCTGGGCTGGCGGCTCGAATCCGTCGTGTGCGTGGGTCTTCACGCCGCGCCATTCGAGCGCCTTGTGCCGCATCTCGCGCATGGCGCGCGGATCATTTGTCTGGTGCGCGATGGCAAGGCTGCCGGCGATCTCGCGAGATGGCTGACCGAGCGCAGATGGGGCGCCTCGGCATTCTGGACTCTCGCCGCGCTTGGCGGGCCACATGAAAGCGTCGGTGAGTGTCGCGCTGAGAGCTATACGCGCGCTTCCGCCGGAAAGCTGGTCGCGGTGGCGCTGGAGGCGAAGGGGGCGCACGGTTTGTCTCGCAGCTCGGGCCTGCCGGACGATCTCTTCGCTCACGACGGCCAGATCACCAAGCGGCCGGTGCGCGCGTTGGCGCTCTCGACACTGGCGCCCTCTCCCGGCAAGAGGCTATGGGACATCGGCGCGGGTTCAGGCTCGATTTCGGTGGAGTGGGCATTGTGCGGCGGGACGGCGATCGCCGTCGAGGCGCGCGAGGATCGCGCCGCCAACATCCGCAGCAATGCTGCCGAGTTCGGATTAGCGCATCGGATCACCGTCATCGCAGGGAAAGCGCCCGAATCTCTCGCGAGGCTGGAAGCGCCGGATGCCGTCTTCATCGGCGGCGGCCTCGACATTGCGATGTTCGATGCGGTCTGGTCGCGCATCGCGCCGGGTACGCGGCTGGTTGCGCATGCGGTGACGCTGGAAACGGAAGCGGTGCTCGGCGAGCTGCATCAGCGCCACGGCGGCGAGCTGATGCGGGTCGAGATCTCCCATGCCGGTCCGCTCGGCCGCTATCGGTCCTGGGAGGCGGCGCGGCCGGTGGTGCAGTGGAGTACAGTCCGATGA
- the cobW gene encoding cobalamin biosynthesis protein CobW, with protein sequence MNSLAKVPVTVVTGFLGSGKTTLIQHLLANANGKKLAVLVNEFGSEGVDGEILKSCADANCPEENIVELANGCICCTVADDFIPTMEKLLSRPVRPDHILIETSGLALPKPLLKAFDWPEIRSRITVDGVIALADAEAVAAGRFAPDPDAVEAQRAADKNLDHETPLSEVFEDQIACADIVLLTKADLAGAAGLEAAKAAITAEMPRRVPMLPVTDGAIDARLILGLGAAAENDLAARPSHHDGEEDHEHDDFASVVIDLPEVADVDALVASVQRLAREQNVLRAKGYIAVAGKPMRLLLQAVGERVRHQFDKPWGVGARQSKLVVIGEHGDIDEAAIKAGLGISGLGI encoded by the coding sequence ATGAATTCGCTCGCAAAAGTCCCGGTCACGGTCGTCACCGGTTTCCTGGGGTCCGGCAAGACGACGCTGATCCAGCATCTCCTCGCCAACGCCAACGGCAAGAAGCTCGCGGTGCTCGTCAACGAGTTCGGCAGCGAGGGCGTCGATGGCGAGATCCTGAAGTCCTGCGCCGATGCCAATTGCCCGGAAGAAAACATCGTCGAGCTCGCCAATGGCTGCATCTGCTGCACCGTCGCGGATGATTTCATTCCGACCATGGAGAAGTTGCTGTCGCGGCCCGTGAGGCCCGACCACATCCTGATCGAGACCTCGGGTCTGGCGCTGCCAAAGCCGCTGCTCAAGGCATTTGATTGGCCCGAAATCCGCTCGCGCATTACGGTCGACGGCGTGATCGCGCTCGCCGATGCCGAGGCTGTGGCCGCCGGCCGCTTCGCGCCGGACCCGGACGCGGTCGAAGCGCAGCGGGCAGCGGACAAAAATCTCGATCACGAGACGCCGTTGTCGGAAGTGTTCGAGGATCAGATCGCCTGCGCCGACATCGTGCTCCTGACCAAGGCCGATCTTGCCGGCGCGGCGGGGCTCGAAGCGGCAAAGGCTGCCATCACCGCCGAGATGCCGCGGCGCGTACCGATGCTGCCGGTCACCGACGGCGCGATCGACGCGCGCCTCATTCTGGGCCTGGGTGCTGCCGCGGAGAATGATCTCGCCGCGCGTCCCTCGCATCATGACGGCGAGGAGGATCACGAGCATGACGACTTTGCCTCCGTGGTGATTGATCTTCCGGAAGTTGCGGATGTCGACGCGCTGGTCGCATCGGTCCAGCGTCTCGCACGCGAGCAGAACGTGCTGCGCGCCAAGGGTTATATCGCGGTGGCCGGCAAGCCGATGCGCCTGCTGCTCCAGGCGGTCGGCGAGCGGGTGCGGCACCAATTCGACAAGCCCTGGGGCGTCGGCGCGCGGCAATCAAAGCTCGTCGTGATCGGCGAGCACGGCGATATCGACGAGGCCGCGATCAAGGCGGGACTTGGGATCTCAGGACTTGGTATCTGA
- a CDS encoding precorrin-2 C(20)-methyltransferase, translating to MGRIICCGLGPGDPDLMSVRADRTVRGAKHVAYFRKKGRPGQARRIVEGMLAGDVTEYPMEYPVTTEIAFDSPDYVRLLAGFYDEWAERLARLARAVDVIVLCEGDPYFYGSFMHLHARLQGRVELEVIAGIPGMAGCWNAVGQPIALGDDVTTVLMGTLDEKQLERRMRDSDALVIMKTGRNLEKVRRALAAAGRLDDAWLVERGTMPGERVVRLADIDAAECPYFAIVLVHGKGRHLDAAE from the coding sequence ATGGGACGCATCATCTGCTGCGGTCTCGGCCCCGGTGATCCCGACCTGATGAGCGTGCGCGCGGACCGGACGGTGCGTGGCGCAAAGCACGTCGCTTATTTCCGCAAGAAGGGCAGGCCGGGCCAGGCGCGCCGCATCGTCGAAGGCATGCTCGCAGGCGACGTCACCGAATATCCGATGGAATATCCGGTCACCACGGAGATCGCCTTCGACAGTCCCGACTATGTCCGCCTGCTCGCCGGCTTCTACGACGAGTGGGCGGAGCGCCTGGCACGGCTGGCGCGCGCGGTTGATGTCATCGTGCTCTGCGAGGGCGATCCCTATTTCTACGGCTCCTTCATGCATCTGCACGCGCGCCTGCAAGGCCGCGTCGAACTCGAGGTGATCGCCGGCATTCCCGGCATGGCCGGCTGCTGGAATGCGGTCGGGCAGCCGATCGCGCTTGGCGACGACGTCACGACGGTGTTGATGGGCACGTTGGACGAGAAACAACTCGAACGGCGCATGCGCGATTCCGATGCGCTCGTCATCATGAAGACCGGCCGCAATCTTGAGAAAGTGCGCCGCGCGCTCGCTGCCGCCGGAAGGCTAGACGATGCCTGGCTGGTCGAGCGCGGCACCATGCCGGGCGAGCGTGTGGTGCGGCTCGCAGATATCGATGCCGCCGAGTGTCCCTATTTCGCGATCGTGCTCGTGCACGGCAAGGGCCGGCATCTGGACGCCGCCGAATGA